tttctctttttttttttttgtttttttgtttttttaatgtgAACCAACCAGTAGTACATCTACAGTAACTCATAAATATATTGACGTGATTATTATGTACTTCTTTAGGTGAGTGGGAAACGTGTAGGGATTGTGGGGCTAGGCAGCATCGGTTCGAGAGTTGCTAAAAGGCTCGAAGCATTTGGCTGCCGCATATCATATAAATCAAGGAAAATGAATCCTCGTGTTTCATATACTTATTACGAAAACATTCTCGACCTTGCATCAAACAGCGATATATTAATTCTTTGCTGTGCATTGACTAACGAAACATACCATATTGTTAATAAGGATGTAATGACTGCTCTTGGAAAAACCagtataattattaatattggaCGTGGGTCACTGGTGGATGAGAAAGAACTGGTTGGGTTCTTGGTGAGAGGTGACATTGGTGGTGCTGGTCTTGATGTGTTTGAGCACGAACCTCAAGTTCCCAACGAGTTATTCATGTTGGATAGTGTTGTCTTATCTCCGCATCAGGCCGTTCTGACTCCCGAATCTTTTGCTGCTCTGCAGGAGTTGATTATGAGCAACTTAGAAGCTTTCTTCTCCGATAAACCTTTAAAGACAGAAATCAATCTTGAATGATGTCCACTAGTACTTTGAAGTGTGTTTCGGTTGCTAGACAGTAGCAACTTGTTTTGTTCCATTGCGAACAATGCTACCGATACCATGTAGAGTTTCGGGGTGGTGCTTGACGAGCATTTGAGCAAATCAGTTTGTAGCTACTGGGAATAAGTTGTTGGAACATGAGTATGAATACATATGTAACAAGAATCAATAAGAAGTCAGTGTGTTTATTTATTCATCGTTTcctttatatttgttattttatgtTAGGTCAAGGCAGAAACTAGTGAAACTTAAGAACGACAAGTGACAAATAAGAGAGAGTTACTACGTATGAAGTTTGCAACAATATGAATGAATGCATTGTTTATCAAGTCCTTTGAAAATTGATTAAGGAAATTATATTACAACCTTAAAATATACAGTAACAGAGTATTTTGAAGAAGCCATGAAAAATTTAGCTAAAAAGCGATGCTTACTTATCTTATCATGTTGTACATGAGACAGTGAGGGAACACATGTTTTGAGAGGAAATGATTCTTTTATGGAATTCTAAAAATAAGGCTAAAATTACGGTCTCGATCAATTTCTTTATGATATGTTTATACGGTAATTAATGTTAGTACAAAGACTTAATCACCGATCACTATCCA
This genomic window from Primulina huaijiensis isolate GDHJ02 chromosome 7, ASM1229523v2, whole genome shotgun sequence contains:
- the LOC140981104 gene encoding glyoxylate/hydroxypyruvate reductase HPR3 isoform X2, producing the protein MAAAAPDNLSESPQPSRLLLLHRFPTFKLSFLSSLNTDFTVLDPFADPSHPSFSTLSKSARVMICVGPTPVASEDLDRYPAVECLVGTSAGLNHFDLVACRRRGIRVTSAGDAFSDDVADYAVGLVIDVLRRVSAADRFLRASSWGPGKEYALASKVSGKRVGIVGLGSIGSRVAKRLEAFGCRISYKSRKMNPRVSYTYYENILDLASNSDILILCCALTNETYHIVNKDVMTALGKTSIIINIGRGSLVDEKELVGFLVRGDIGGAGLDVFEHEPQVPNELFMLDSVVLSPHQAVLTPESFAALQELIMSNLEAFFSDKPLKTEINLE